Proteins encoded in a region of the Coffea eugenioides isolate CCC68of chromosome 4, Ceug_1.0, whole genome shotgun sequence genome:
- the LOC113767371 gene encoding senescence-associated protein 13-like, whose amino-acid sequence MALTRENTSTSRWSLLGKTALVTGGTRGIGRAIVEELAQLGATVHTFARKEAELNQLLQEWSSRGYKITGSICDASSREQRIEIIEKVSSLFDGKLNILVNNVGTGVRKPAEDFTAEEYHMIMSMNLDSCFHLSQLAYPLLKSSENGNIVFISSVAGLVGLQYSAVYSATKAAMNQLTRNLACEWAKDNIRVNSVAPWFIRTPLVEDWIGANDNLKKIESRTPMRRIGEPEEVSSLVAFLCLPAASYITGQVVPVDGGMTSSRWSLLGMTALVTGGSRGIGRAIVEELAELGATVHTFSRNEAELNQVLQEWSSKGFKVTGSICEASSRDQRSQLMEKVSSTFNGKLNILVNNVGTCIGKPAADFTAEEYNLIMSTNLESGYHFSQLAYPLLKASGVGNIVFISSVAGLVNVQYSSIYGATKGAMNQLTRNLACEWAKDNIRVNCVAPWMVRTSLVEFALNDVEFSRRIEARTPMRRPGEPEEVSAVVAFLCLPAASYVTGQVIAVDGGLTVNGFE is encoded by the exons ATGGCACTGACTAGAGAAAACACCTCAACTTCAAGGTGGTCTCTGTTAGGCAAGACAGCTCTTGTCACCGGTGGAACTCGCGGAATCGGACGCGCAATTGTGGAGGAGCTAGCTCAACTTGGTGCCACTGTCCACACTTTCGCAAGAAAAGAAGCAGAGCTAAATCAACTCTTACAAGAATGGTCCTCCAGGGGATATAAGATCACTGGCTCCATCTGCGATGCATCCTCAAGAGAGCAAAGAATTGAGATCATCGAAAAGGTCTCCTCCCTCTTTGATGGAAAGCTTAATATCCTAGTAAATAATGTTGGAACAGGCGTAAGGAAGCCAGCTGAAGATTTTACAGCTGAGGAATATCATATGATTATGTCTATGAACCTCGACTCTTGCTTCCATCTCTCCCAACTTGCTTATCCTCTTCTGAAGTCATCTGAGAACGGAAACATCGTATTCATCTCCTCCGTTGCAGGTTTGGTAGGTCTGCAATATTCAGCTGTTTATTCAGCAACTAAAGCTGCAATGAATCAACTCACAAGGAATTTGGCTTGTGAATGGGCTAAAGATAACATTCGGGTCAATTCTGTTGCACCTTGGTTCATCAGAACCCCACTGGTGGAAGATTGGATTGGGGCTAATGACAACTTGAAGAAAATAGAATCAAGAACTCCCATGAGGCGAATTGGAGAGCCTGAAGAAGTTTCATCCCTGGTGGCATTCCTTTGTCTCCCTGCTGCTTCATACATCACTGGACAAGTTGTGCCTGTCGATGGAGGAATGACT AGCTCAAGGTGGTCTCTGTTGGGAATGACGGCTCTGGTCACAGGCGGTTCTCGCGGGATAGGCCGCGCAATCGTGGAGGAACTAGCTGAACTGGGTGCAACAGTCCACACCTTTTCAAGAAACGAAGCAGAGCTCAATCAAGTCTTGCAGGAGTGGTCCTCAAAGGGATTCAAAGTCACTGGTTCAATCTGTGAAGCATCTTCAAGAGATCAAAGAAGCCAGCTCATGGAGAAGGTTTCCTCCACCTTCAATGGGAAGCTCAACATCCTGGTAAACAATGTTGGGACTTGCATAGGAAAGCCTGCAGCTGATTTTACTGCTGAAGAGTATAATCTGATCATGTCCACGAATCTTGAATCGGGTTACCATTTCTCCCAACTTGCTTATCCTCTCTTGAAAGCATCTGGGGTGGGAAATATTGTGTTCATTTCCTCTGTTGCAGGTCTAGTGAATGTGCAGTATTCATCTATTTATGGTGCAACTAAAGGTGCAATGAATCAACTGACGAGAAATTTGGCTTGTGAATGGGCTAAGGATAACATCCGGGTCAATTGTGTTGCTCCTTGGATGGTCAGAACATCCCTAGTGGAATTTGCCCTAAACGATGTGGAATTCTCAAGGAGAATTGAAGCAAGAACTCCAATGAGGCGCCCTGGAGAGCCAGAAGAAGTTTCAGCAGTGGTAGCTTTCCTTTGTCTTCCAGCTGCTTCCTATGTTACTGGACAGGTAATTGCTGTTGACGGAGGACTGACTGTTAATGGATTCGAGTAG
- the LOC113768687 gene encoding WD repeat and HMG-box DNA-binding protein 1-like, with amino-acid sequence MKIRTIKLREAHKNGENGGNSFCSILWDQQGDRIVTASSSDPSIWVHDAQFPSVNPKSIKHHRDGVTALALSPNFTCLASGSIDHSVKLYKFPGGEFVTNITRFTLPIRALAFNKSGTMLAAAGDDEGIKLINTIDGSIARVLKGHKGSITGLAFDPKSEYFASVDSTGTVIHWELQPGTILNTLKGIAPATFSDQSAMNMLSWSPDGDLLAVPGLKNDVVMYDRDTAEKLFSLRGDHVQPICFLSWSPNGRYMATSGSDRQIIIWDVDKKQDIDRQKFSDRISCMAWKPHGNALAVIDSKGKYGVWESPVPSSMKSPTEDIPNVRSNGLLLFDEDEEEASASGSLSDLGEDSLGESELSSRKRLRKNSTLDDSWGEDMNDELDLHPKVESHKKASKSKKDSIDHEKHEIKNSMTYSAPKMQEAFQPGATPVQPGKRRFLCYNMLGSVTSMDHDGYSHIEIDFHDTSSGPRVPAMTDYFGFTMASLNENGSVFANPCKGEKNMSTLMYRPFSSWASNSEWSMRLEEEEVRAVALGTTWVAAATSLNFLRIFSDSGLQRYILSLDGPVVTLVGLKDELAVVTHSSPALPSDGQMLEFRVLNVRSATESLRGRLPLTPGSYLTWFGFSEEGQLGSFDSKGVLRVYTNQYGGSWFPVFSSSKLKKPDENYWVVGLNATKLFCVVCKSPYSFPQATPKPILTLLDLSFPLAASDLGAENLENEFILNNMHLHQIQKRIEENAAAGRDTASIDDEAFTIEAALDRCILRLIASCCNGDKLVRATELVKLLSMEKSVKGAIKLVTALKLPNLAERFSTILEERMSNEAMGSTVLHGNFKFDAPVQADDVFQRPSLPESSTEKAVLPFPPQRSSTPSFPKEEKTEQPPNAGNGIVEPTRALRVGKTVEAKNAGEAKDVKEATNPVKKQPEEIPVSFNRPSNPFAKKSNRQEHSSLFDSIKKMKTDATGKR; translated from the exons ATGAAGATCCGAACTATTAAGCTCAGAGAAGCTCACAAGAACGGCGAAAATGGCGGCAACTCATTCTGCTCGATTTTGTGGGACCAGCAGGGGGACCGCATTGTAACGGCGTCGTCTTCCGATCCGTCAATCTGGGTTCACGACGCCCAATTTCCGTCGGTTAACCCTAAATCTATCAAACACCACCGCGACGGCGTCACCGCTTTGGCTCTTAGCCCCAATTTCACCTGCCTGGCTTCCGGATCTATTGACCATTCCGTTAAGCTCTACAAATTTCCTG GTGGGGAGTTTGTGACTAATATCACTAGATTCACATTGCCGATACGGGCACTTGCTTTCAATAAATCCGGTACCATGCTGGCAGCTGCTGGTGATGATGAAGGGATCAAACTTATAAACACAATTGATGGTTCAATAGCAAGAGTTCTTAAAGGGCATAAAGGATCTATTACTGGCTTAGCTTTTGATCCTAAGAGTGAATATTTTGCTTCAGTTGATTCAACAGGGACTGTCATACACTGGGAACTCCAGCCTGGAACAATACTTAACACGCTCAAGGGCATAGCGCCTGCCACTTTTTCTGATCAATCTGCTATGAATATGCTTAGCTGGAGTCCAGATGGGGACCTGTTGGCTGTCCCAGGTTTGAAAAACGATGTGGTGATGTATGATAGGGACACTGCTGAAAAACTTTTTTCACTGAGAGGTGATCATGTGCAACCAATTTGTTTCTTGTCCTGGTCGCCTAATGGGCGATACATGGCTACCTCTGGTTCAGATAGACAGATTATCATTTGGGATGTTGACAAAAAGCAGGACATTGATCGGCAGAAATTCAGTGATAGGATATCTTGTATGGCTTGGAAACCACATGGTAATGCTTTGGCAGTAATTGACAGTAAGGGAAAGTATGGAGTATGGGAATCACCAGTACCATCATCAATGAAATCCCCAACTGAAGACATACCCAATGTGCGTTCCAATGGCCTTCTTCTGTTTGATGAAGACGAGGAAGAAGCTAGTGCATCTGGTAGTTTGAGTGATCTTGGTGAGGACAGTCTTGGTGAATCTGAATTATCAAGCAGAAAAAGGTTGCGCAAAAATTCTACACTTGATGATAGTTGGGGAGAAGACATGAATGATGAGTTGGATTTGCATCCAAAGGTGGAATCTCACAAAAAGGCTTCTAAAAGCAAAAAGGATAGCATTGATCACGAGAagcatgaaataaaaaatagtaTGACCTATTCTGCACCTAAAATGCAAGAAGCTTTTCAACCCGGAGCTACACCTGTGCAGCCTGGAAAAAGGCGTTTCCTGTGTTATAACATGTTAGGCAGTGTGACCTCAATGGATCATGATGGGTATTCCCACATAGAG ATTGACTTTCATGATACAAGTAGTGGTCCTCGAGTGCCTGCAATGACTGATTACTTTGGCTTCACAATGGCATCTTTAAATGAGAACGGAAGTGTTTTTGCAAATCCATGCAAGGGCGAGAAGAATATGAGCACACTTATGTATCGCCCATTCAGTAGCTGGGCCAGTAATAGTGAG TGGTCTATGAGacttgaagaagaagaagtaagGGCAGTGGCTCTTGGAACTACTTGGGTTGCTGCTGCTACTAGTCTTAATTTTCTTCGTATCTTCAGTGACAGTGGCTTGCAG AGGTATATCCTTTCACTTGATGGACCAGTGGTGACCTTAGTTGGACTTAAGGATGAACTTGCTGTTGTTACACATTCTTCTCCTGCACTTCCCTCAGATGGACAG ATGCTTGAGTTCAGGGTATTGAACGTTCGTAGTGCAACAGAGTCTCTCAGAGGGCGACTTCCGTTGACTCCCGGATCATACCTAACGTGGTTTGGTTTCAGTGAAGAAGGCCAACTTGGTTCTTTTGATTCTAAG GGTGTCTTGAGAGTTTATACAAATCAATATGGAGGAAGTTGGTTTCCAGTTTTTAG TTCCAGTAAATTGAAGAAGCCAGATGAAAACTATTGGGTTGTTGGATTAAACGCAACAAAGCTGTTTTGCGTGGTTTGCAAATCACCTTATTCATTCCCACAG GCCACTCCCAAACCAATTCTCACGCTGTTAGATCTTTCATTTCCACTTGCTGCTTCTGACCTTGGAGCTGAAAACCTGGAGAATGAATTTATATTGAATAACATGCATCTGCACCAG ATTCagaaaagaattgaagaaaatgcaGCTGCTGGCAGGGACACAGCTTCAATCGATGATGAGGCATTCACTATTGAAGCAGCTCTTGATAGGTGCATCTTGAGGCTTATTGCATCATGCTGCAATG GTGACAAGCTTGTGAGAGCCACTGAACTTGTGAAGCTTCTTTCGATGGAAAAATCGGTAAAAGGGGCGATAAAGCTAGTTACCGCACTAAAATTACCAAACCTGGCAGAACGCTTTAGTACCATATTGGAG GAAAGAATGTCAAATGAAGCAATGGGGAGCACAGTCCTCCATGGCAACTTTAAATTCGATGCTCCTGTCCAAGCGGATGACGTGTTTCAAAGGCCTAGTCTGCCAGAAAGCAGCACAGAAAAAGCTGTTTTACCATTTCCACCCCAAAGATCATCAACCCCTTCCTTCCCAAAAGAGGAAAAAACCGAGCAGCCTCCTAATGCTGGAAATGGCATAGTTGAACCAACTCGAGCCTTGAGAGTAGGGAAGACAGTGGAAGCGAAGAATGCAGGCGAAGCGAAGGATGTTAAAGAAGCAACAAATCCAGTTAAGAAGCAGCCAGAAGAGATTCCTGTAAGCTTCAATCGTCCATCTAATCCATTTGCTAAAAAATCAAACAGACAAGAACATTCGTCCTTGTTTGACTCCATAAAGAAGATGAAGACGGATGCAACAGGTAAGAGGTAA
- the LOC113768900 gene encoding uncharacterized protein LOC113768900 translates to MVSTSFRHFVLAIMVLLLATKACDANSDEGFKKVEAEAGNGIMPPGGKEMHNAKEIYNAGPRVAADTSGKFGGRKMMLEIKGLSNEVKKEETKKTSEEASKISGASSVGNSKHTWKGKLSMQSKLSSRSVNHHLKVNMGGFMALNADYHMAKTHPPRNN, encoded by the exons atggTGTCAACAAGTTTCAGGCATTTTGTGCTTGCAATCATGGTCCTTCTGCTAGCCACGAAGGCTTGTGATGCAAATAGTGATGAAG GTTTCAAGAAAGTTGAAGCTGAGGCTGGAAATGGAATTATGCCGCCAGGAGGAAAAGAAATGCACAATGCAAAG GAAATTTACAACGCTGGTCCCAGAGTTGCTGCAGATACTAGTGGTAAATTTGGAGGAAGAAAAATGATGCTTGAGATAAAGGGATTGAGTAATGAAGTGAAGAAAGAGGAAACCAAGAAGACCAGTGAAGAAGCTTCAAAGATTTCAGGTGCAAGTTCCGTTGGAAATAGTAAGCATACATGGAAGGGGAAGTTGAGCATGCAAAGTAAATTGAGTAGTAGAAGTGTCAATCATCATTTGAAGGTTAACATGGGTGGTTTTATGGCTCTCAATGCCGATTATCATATGGCAAAAACGCATCCACCTAGGAATAACTGA